TGGATTCTTCTTTTAAGATTTGCACCGCATTTTGCACAGCGGAGCATCCCGGTAAACGGATAGGTCTTATTACGCTGATTCTTTGTCTTTCTTCTCGCTTCAATTCTTTTTTGCGCTTGGTTAAAAAGCGTATCATTCACTATGGCCGGATGATGATTTTTTATGAGATATTGTGCTTTTTCGCCCTGGTTTCGATGTCTGCGAAAATGCTCATCGGTATAGGTCTTTTGACACAAAAGATCTCCGGTGTAGAATTCGTTTTTCAAAATTCCAAGGATAGTAGAATCCGACCAAGCTCTATTTCGAGGTGAAGGGATGCTTTGCTGGTTTAGCTCTTTTGCAATACGAAAGCTGCCTTTTCCATTAATACTTAATTGGTAGATGGTATGAACAATCTCCGCTTCTTTGGGAACAACCTTGATTTCGTTATCTACATAACAGTACCCATAAGGTAAATAGCCGGGAAGATAGGTGCCATTTTTAAACTTTTTCTCAATAGACCACTTGATATTTTGAGAAGTGGATCGGCTTTCATCTTCAGCAAGACTTGCCACAATGGAAAGGATCAATTCACTTTCCAACGAAGAAGTATCGATATTTTCTTTTTCAAATCTGACAAATACACCGAGTTTGGTTAGCTCTCGGATGAGCGTTAAGGTATCCACCGTATTCCTTGCAAAACGAGATAAGGACTTGGCTAAGATGAGATCAATTTTCCCGGAACGTGCATCCGCCATCATTTCTTTTAGTCCGAACCTGCGATCTGTCTTCGTCCCACTGATGCCTTCGTCCGAGTAAATTCCTACAAACGTCCAGGAAGGATTGGCTTGAATTAAGGATTGATAATGCTTCTTTTGGGCTTGAAAGCTATCCAGCTGATCCGGACTGTCTGTAGATACTCGGACATAGGCACAGACACGAAGAATCTTTATTTTGGACACGCTTTGTTCTATTTTCTTAATCACTGTCTCAACCTCCTTTCGTCACTGTATGTTTGCTCTAAAAGCCACGAATAGCAAGGCTTTTAGGCCATATCTCTGCTAAATAGGGAGGAAATTGTTGTCGGATATTTTCCTCGATCGTTTCCTCTTCTTCATCAGAAATTAGGCCGATATTCTTCATTTCTAGAACAAGATGAATAGCCCTTCGATAGTCCAGTTCTGCCTGTATTTGTTCGTGGGAAAGCGGGTTCTTATTCATAGAAGACCTCCGCTTTTTCTTTCAGCCACTTTTTTGCACAGGATTTGCAATAGACACAGGTTGTATGAAGATCGGTATCTTCCTCTTTCAAAACGTCACTCAGGTTCACCTGGATTTCTTTTCCGCATTTAGGGCAAATGGAGTAGACGTTTTTATCAGATAGGCGGGTGATAACCTTACTGTTTTCTGAAAGCGTCAATTTGGTATAAAACATGATCTGTCCTCCGTTTTTTTGTGATAGGGAAAACTCCCTTCACTTCCCCCTTGGACAGATCAGCTGTTTTTGGGCAATTAATCTTTCTGATAAAACGGACAAGTGAAGCTGTCCGCATCAAGTTTTAGGCCTTT
The sequence above is a segment of the Candidatus Cloacimonadota bacterium genome. Coding sequences within it:
- a CDS encoding recombinase family protein, whose translation is MIKKIEQSVSKIKILRVCAYVRVSTDSPDQLDSFQAQKKHYQSLIQANPSWTFVGIYSDEGISGTKTDRRFGLKEMMADARSGKIDLILAKSLSRFARNTVDTLTLIRELTKLGVFVRFEKENIDTSSLESELILSIVASLAEDESRSTSQNIKWSIEKKFKNGTYLPGYLPYGYCYVDNEIKVVPKEAEIVHTIYQLSINGKGSFRIAKELNQQSIPSPRNRAWSDSTILGILKNEFYTGDLLCQKTYTDEHFRRHRNQGEKAQYLIKNHHPAIVNDTLFNQAQKRIEARRKTKNQRNKTYPFTGMLRCAKCGANLKRRIHYSGEYSSIHWTCSEHLKSKDHCTQPSIAEQKIQWAFLTMLNKLMFASEQILSPLLELKAEEVEQKAEEKINELQMYLQDIAGQLQATDELKGKGLLNEKNFQKVKAELLQEHLRKTNELETLRKTRKKTHEKQAALEDLFLLAKKKESITDFDEDIWERFIDSAEVYERTTIIFYLKCGLILKEAL